The Dehalococcoidales bacterium genome window below encodes:
- a CDS encoding SIMPL domain-containing protein (The SIMPL domain is named for its presence in mouse protein SIMPL (signalling molecule that associates with mouse pelle-like kinase). Bacterial member BP26, from Brucella, was shown to assemble into a channel-like structure, while YggE from E. coli has been associated with resistance to oxidative stress.) encodes MITIQRSTVLAILVVVALAAAVGFGVNALTSNPAAAESNTNYMNFSTQNVGIWVNGQGKVTVIPDIAVISMGVEAQATTIEEAQNQAAESMDALMRVLKDAGVADKDITTQYFNVNAIYNWDEITRASVITGYRVANTVSVKIRNIQDAGGVIDDVVAAAGKNARINSIYFTVENPEQYYDLARENAMNDAKHKAEQMASLGGAQLGKPTYIYEGNSYYPPVIRYDKAYAESDTGTPATQISPGETDIIINVQVVYSIQ; translated from the coding sequence ATGATAACTATACAAAGAAGTACAGTTCTCGCAATCCTGGTGGTAGTTGCATTAGCTGCAGCGGTGGGTTTCGGTGTGAATGCTCTCACTTCAAACCCAGCTGCCGCTGAGAGTAACACCAACTACATGAACTTTTCGACCCAGAATGTCGGTATTTGGGTCAACGGACAAGGGAAGGTTACTGTTATACCGGATATTGCTGTTATCAGCATGGGAGTGGAAGCCCAGGCAACAACTATAGAGGAAGCTCAGAACCAGGCGGCTGAATCGATGGATGCTTTAATGCGTGTGCTTAAAGATGCTGGGGTAGCCGACAAAGACATTACCACGCAATATTTCAATGTAAATGCGATTTATAACTGGGATGAAATCACAAGAGCTTCAGTCATCACGGGGTATCGTGTTGCCAATACCGTAAGTGTTAAGATTCGCAATATCCAGGATGCTGGTGGTGTGATTGATGATGTAGTAGCAGCAGCTGGAAAAAACGCTCGGATTAATAGTATTTATTTTACGGTAGAAAATCCGGAACAATATTATGATCTTGCCAGGGAAAACGCAATGAATGATGCCAAGCACAAGGCAGAACAGATGGCCTCTCTTGGTGGGGCACAGCTTGGTAAGCCAACCTATATTTATGAGGGGAATTCTTACTATCCACCGGTAATAAGATACGATAAGGCTTATGCCGAAAGTGATACCGGTACTCCAGCCACTCAGATTTCTCCCGGTGAAACGGACATCATAATAAATGTTCAGGTAGTATATTCAATACAGTAG
- the ribD gene encoding bifunctional diaminohydroxyphosphoribosylaminopyrimidine deaminase/5-amino-6-(5-phosphoribosylamino)uracil reductase RibD, producing MQEALSLARLALGSVSPNPAVGAILVQDDIVVGRGYTQPPGQAHAEVVALQQAGEAAKGSSLYVTLEPCCHYGKTPPCTEAIIRAGVSEVHAAMIDPNPVVNGKGLAALQQAGIKTVLGESKEEAQEIVEAYIKYITTGIPFVTAKFAMSLDGKIATGSGDSKWISSESSRSYSHSLRNQHDSIMAGINTVLKDDPRLTVRSGSGKGGTAHRQPVRVIVDSYARTPLNAQILAETGRTIIAVGEEVSEQRKQQLIEKGAEIIELPVINGFIDLKQLISELGKKDITSVMVEGGGSVLGSLFDQQVVDKVVAFIAPIIIGGDLARSPVGGQGVDKVTEAFKLTNVKYANFENDIMVIGYLR from the coding sequence ATGCAAGAAGCCCTTTCTTTAGCTAGGCTTGCGCTTGGCAGCGTTAGCCCTAATCCGGCTGTGGGCGCTATACTCGTTCAGGACGACATAGTTGTGGGGAGGGGTTATACCCAGCCCCCCGGCCAGGCTCACGCTGAGGTGGTTGCCTTGCAACAAGCAGGCGAAGCTGCAAAAGGATCGAGCTTATACGTAACGCTGGAACCGTGTTGTCACTATGGTAAAACCCCTCCATGCACCGAAGCTATAATACGCGCCGGTGTATCTGAGGTACACGCTGCTATGATTGACCCGAATCCGGTGGTTAACGGTAAGGGCTTGGCTGCTCTCCAGCAAGCGGGCATCAAGACAGTACTTGGTGAGAGTAAAGAAGAAGCCCAAGAAATTGTAGAAGCTTACATAAAATATATTACTACCGGTATACCTTTCGTAACTGCCAAATTTGCAATGAGTCTTGATGGTAAGATTGCAACCGGCAGCGGGGATTCCAAATGGATATCCAGCGAATCCTCCCGGAGTTATTCACACAGCTTACGAAATCAGCATGATTCTATCATGGCTGGTATCAATACAGTGCTAAAGGATGATCCTCGTCTTACAGTAAGAAGTGGAAGCGGGAAGGGTGGGACGGCACATAGACAACCGGTTAGAGTAATTGTAGACAGTTATGCCAGGACACCCTTAAATGCCCAGATTCTTGCCGAAACAGGAAGGACGATTATTGCAGTTGGCGAAGAAGTTTCCGAACAGAGAAAGCAACAACTTATAGAAAAAGGTGCGGAAATTATAGAACTGCCTGTAATCAACGGATTTATCGACCTGAAGCAGCTGATAAGCGAACTGGGCAAGAAAGATATAACCAGTGTTATGGTTGAAGGGGGAGGCTCTGTCCTGGGGTCTCTGTTTGATCAGCAGGTGGTAGATAAAGTTGTCGCCTTTATTGCTCCGATAATAATTGGGGGCGATCTTGCCAGGTCTCCGGTGGGTGGGCAGGGGGTTGATAAGGTAACGGAAGCATTCAAGTTGACGAATGTTAAGTATGCAAATTTTGAAAACGATATCATGGTAATCGGTTATTTGAGATAA
- a CDS encoding riboflavin synthase → MFTGIVEEMGVLYSRQENRLTFKAKKILDELEIGDSIAVNGICLTVISFNHEGFTVEVMPETLKRSNLGMVETGGKVNLERALTLARPLGGHFVQGHVDGIGRVKTVTKIPGATIIKLVAPANIIRYIVDKGFIAVDGISLTVVEQIGDEITLSIVGHSLSNTTLGSLKAGDVVNLEADILAKYVEKFTVRRDGGISMEFLAEHGFTAE, encoded by the coding sequence ATGTTTACCGGCATAGTAGAAGAAATGGGAGTGCTCTATTCCAGGCAGGAAAACCGTTTGACTTTTAAAGCCAAAAAAATACTCGACGAGTTGGAGATCGGCGACAGTATTGCGGTAAATGGTATCTGCCTTACAGTAATATCTTTTAACCATGAAGGCTTTACTGTAGAAGTAATGCCGGAAACCTTAAAACGCTCCAACCTTGGTATGGTGGAAACCGGTGGCAAGGTAAATTTGGAAAGAGCGCTTACTCTGGCTCGGCCGCTTGGCGGGCATTTTGTTCAGGGGCATGTGGATGGTATCGGGAGGGTTAAAACAGTTACCAAAATCCCTGGAGCAACTATAATCAAGTTGGTTGCACCTGCCAATATAATACGTTACATTGTAGATAAAGGCTTTATCGCAGTTGACGGAATAAGCCTTACGGTCGTAGAACAAATTGGCGATGAGATTACTCTTTCAATTGTCGGTCACAGTTTGTCCAATACCACTTTAGGCAGCCTCAAAGCTGGAGACGTTGTAAATCTGGAAGCTGATATTTTAGCAAAATACGTGGAAAAATTTACTGTTCGGCGAGATGGTGGAATTAGTATGGAATTTTTGGCCGAACATGGTTTTACAGCAGAATAA
- a CDS encoding bifunctional 3,4-dihydroxy-2-butanone-4-phosphate synthase/GTP cyclohydrolase II, giving the protein MALATIEEALEDIKEGKLIIVVDDENRENEGDLLIAAEKVTPEAINFMIKHARGLVCMPLTGLRLDELDIPMMVNQNTSAHCTAFTVSIEAKHGVTTGISAHDRAHTIQTVIDPKTRPEDIARPGHIFPLRAKDGGVLIRAGHTEAAVDLVRLAGLYPAGVICEILNADGTMARVPQLEKIAEEYNLKIVSIADLIAYRMHHEKLIRVVTKTKLPTQYGEFQAIAYASQTDEGEHLALVYGNIHTDEPVLVRVHSECLTGDVLGSKRCDCGEQLDEAMRRIVEEGRGVLLYMRQEGRGIGFHNKLKAYALQDEGMDTVEANICLGFKDDLRDYGTGAQILADLGLHKIVLLTNNPRKVVGLEGYGLTVVETMPIIIPPNEYNRRYLETKQNKMGHLLKIDKDTQ; this is encoded by the coding sequence ATGGCACTGGCCACTATAGAAGAAGCACTCGAGGATATTAAAGAAGGCAAACTCATTATCGTTGTCGATGATGAAAATCGCGAAAATGAAGGAGATCTTTTAATTGCAGCGGAAAAGGTCACACCTGAAGCTATCAATTTCATGATAAAACATGCCCGCGGACTGGTTTGCATGCCTTTGACCGGCCTGAGGCTGGATGAGCTTGATATACCTATGATGGTGAACCAGAATACTTCTGCCCATTGTACTGCCTTTACCGTTTCCATAGAAGCAAAGCATGGGGTTACCACCGGCATTTCTGCCCATGATCGAGCTCATACGATACAAACGGTAATAGATCCAAAAACCAGGCCAGAAGACATTGCACGGCCTGGACATATCTTTCCTTTGAGGGCTAAAGATGGTGGAGTATTAATCAGAGCCGGGCATACCGAAGCGGCTGTCGATCTGGTAAGGCTTGCTGGTCTTTACCCTGCCGGTGTAATTTGCGAGATTTTAAACGCTGATGGCACGATGGCTAGAGTGCCGCAGCTGGAAAAGATTGCAGAAGAGTATAACCTTAAAATTGTGAGTATTGCTGATCTTATTGCTTACCGCATGCATCATGAAAAATTGATTAGAGTGGTTACAAAAACCAAACTCCCCACTCAATATGGTGAATTCCAGGCTATAGCATACGCCAGCCAGACTGACGAAGGCGAACATTTGGCTCTGGTGTATGGAAATATTCATACGGATGAACCTGTGCTGGTACGGGTACATAGCGAATGCCTCACCGGTGATGTTTTAGGCTCAAAGAGATGTGATTGCGGTGAACAACTGGATGAGGCAATGAGGCGGATAGTGGAAGAGGGTAGGGGAGTTCTGCTTTATATGCGCCAGGAAGGCAGGGGCATAGGGTTTCATAATAAGCTAAAAGCTTACGCCTTGCAGGATGAAGGGATGGATACCGTAGAAGCCAATATTTGCCTTGGATTTAAAGATGATCTGCGAGATTATGGAACTGGTGCGCAGATTCTTGCCGATTTAGGTTTACATAAAATTGTATTACTCACCAATAATCCCCGCAAGGTTGTCGGATTGGAGGGTTATGGTTTGACGGTGGTTGAAACCATGCCTATAATAATCCCGCCCAACGAATACAATCGGCGGTATCTGGAAACCAAACAAAACAAGATGGGGCATTTGTTAAAAATTGATAAAGATACGCAGTAG
- the ribE gene encoding 6,7-dimethyl-8-ribityllumazine synthase, translated as MGKSFEGNLDGSGLKIAVVISRFNEFITSKLLDGAVDGLVRHNVSKENIDVAWTPGALEIPLAAQNLARKGGYDAIICLGAVIRGGTPHFDYVATELSKGVAKVSLDNGIPVINGVITSDNLEQAIERAGSKMGNKGFAAASSAIEMANLIKTLS; from the coding sequence ATGGGCAAGAGTTTTGAAGGCAATCTTGATGGAAGTGGGCTAAAGATAGCTGTTGTGATATCGCGGTTTAATGAGTTTATCACCTCCAAATTGCTGGACGGCGCAGTCGATGGTTTGGTTCGCCACAACGTCAGTAAAGAAAACATCGATGTTGCCTGGACTCCTGGCGCTCTTGAAATACCTCTGGCTGCCCAGAACTTGGCTCGCAAGGGCGGATATGATGCAATAATTTGCCTGGGGGCAGTTATCCGAGGAGGTACTCCTCATTTTGACTATGTGGCTACCGAACTAAGCAAGGGAGTAGCTAAGGTATCACTGGACAACGGGATTCCGGTTATCAATGGGGTAATCACCAGTGATAACCTGGAGCAAGCCATAGAACGAGCTGGCTCAAAGATGGGGAATAAAGGTTTTGCTGCTGCTTCCAGTGCCATAGAAATGGCTAATCTAATAAAGACGTTGTCTTAA
- a CDS encoding translation elongation factor-like protein yields the protein MAEVEIGYISDYFAHPMVAGVELTGELKKGDIIRILGHTTDIEIHIHEMQIEHASVEKAHSGQSVGIKVPDRVRKGDKVYKITG from the coding sequence GTGGCTGAAGTAGAAATTGGTTACATATCGGACTATTTCGCACACCCCATGGTCGCCGGAGTTGAGCTTACCGGTGAACTGAAAAAGGGTGATATAATCCGCATCCTTGGCCACACGACAGATATTGAAATCCACATACACGAAATGCAAATTGAACATGCCAGCGTAGAGAAAGCCCATTCCGGGCAATCCGTGGGAATCAAGGTGCCGGATAGAGTCCGCAAAGGGGATAAGGTTTACAAAATCACCGGCTAA
- a CDS encoding ABC transporter substrate-binding protein yields MKYRQILAIVTFGVFCLTSILGMAACKSDGLTKTINQTTTLTKTLTTTVPGPIVTVTQEPVQPTNTIPAGTKKTITDMFGREVVVPSVVNKVLTCGPVEMELVYMLAPDKVDGLNFTFNGNPPFAHGKYTSLPVVGGWFGTQTGNYETFIAAMPDIIIDGNQVGIEERQSKFGEIPVVGVDTGDLMFDYKEAARFLGELLGVEEKANALIDYYEEAMLYVYGVVSDIPENERVRVYYAGGKEGFNTDPLGSQHTMLMDFCGGINVADVTLLPGYGMAEASMEQILLWDPDLIIIGRGSQANLYQSIMNDQRWAGLKAVQDEKVFLRPDNPFSWFDGPPGPCQILGMYWMVNLLYPDQTQDLDLNTKVKEFYSDYLHYDLTSAEIESLLPYQN; encoded by the coding sequence TTGAAATATAGACAGATACTCGCAATAGTTACGTTTGGTGTTTTTTGCCTTACATCTATACTCGGGATGGCCGCCTGTAAATCCGATGGTTTAACCAAAACCATCAACCAGACAACCACTCTCACCAAAACTCTTACAACCACAGTTCCTGGCCCAATTGTTACAGTGACACAAGAACCGGTTCAACCTACCAATACTATTCCAGCTGGCACAAAAAAAACTATCACTGACATGTTTGGTCGGGAAGTAGTGGTGCCCTCTGTTGTAAATAAAGTATTGACTTGCGGTCCGGTGGAAATGGAACTTGTTTATATGCTGGCACCGGATAAGGTAGACGGTTTAAATTTTACGTTTAATGGAAATCCCCCTTTTGCACACGGTAAATACACCTCGCTGCCTGTAGTTGGCGGCTGGTTTGGCACCCAAACTGGCAATTATGAAACATTTATAGCTGCCATGCCGGATATTATTATCGATGGCAACCAAGTGGGCATTGAAGAAAGACAGTCTAAATTTGGTGAGATTCCGGTAGTGGGTGTTGACACAGGAGATCTGATGTTTGATTACAAAGAAGCCGCTCGCTTCCTTGGTGAACTGCTAGGTGTGGAAGAAAAGGCCAATGCGCTAATCGATTACTACGAAGAAGCCATGCTGTATGTTTATGGTGTAGTTTCGGATATACCAGAGAACGAACGAGTCCGAGTGTACTATGCCGGGGGCAAGGAGGGCTTTAACACTGACCCACTAGGTTCACAACATACCATGCTGATGGATTTCTGTGGTGGTATAAATGTAGCCGATGTAACACTATTGCCAGGTTACGGCATGGCTGAAGCCTCTATGGAGCAGATTTTGCTGTGGGATCCGGATTTGATAATCATTGGAAGAGGTTCCCAGGCAAATCTTTATCAATCGATCATGAACGATCAACGTTGGGCTGGATTAAAAGCAGTGCAAGATGAGAAGGTCTTTCTGCGGCCAGATAACCCCTTTTCCTGGTTTGATGGACCGCCCGGTCCGTGCCAAATTTTGGGTATGTACTGGATGGTTAACCTTCTTTATCCAGACCAAACTCAAGATCTGGATTTAAATACTAAAGTTAAGGAGTTTTATTCGGATTATTTACACTACGATCTGACATCCGCAGAGATTGAGTCACTTCTGCCTTATCAAAACTAG
- a CDS encoding iron ABC transporter permease translates to MDTTSECNVTKHKRWKAFRTSNLSGVSAGLILVIVLIVLFIFSFVIGRYPVSPIDVVKTLWAAIFNLEITLPPNVENVVINLRLPRIIAAILVGASLSVAGTSFQGLFRNPLVSPDILGVASGAGFGAALGIIISGHGLAIQALSFVGALVAVGLSHFISRVVKGNQTLGLILAGIAIGSLFNAFLSLMKYAADTTNQLPAITYWLMGSLNAVGKQDILMTGLPMLIGITILILMRWRLNVLAMGEEEAMALGVNTDLLRGVVVVCCTVITASAVCISGIIGWVGLVIPHIGRMLVGPCHRKLLPVSALLGAIFLLFIDNLCRVIAQVEIPIGILTAIIGVPFFLYLLAKGRRGWA, encoded by the coding sequence ATGGATACAACCTCTGAATGCAATGTAACAAAACATAAACGCTGGAAGGCGTTCAGAACCTCGAACTTGAGCGGGGTATCTGCCGGTTTGATTCTGGTAATAGTATTAATTGTTCTTTTTATCTTTTCTTTTGTTATCGGCAGGTATCCCGTATCCCCAATCGATGTTGTTAAAACACTTTGGGCGGCTATTTTTAATTTGGAAATTACCCTGCCGCCCAATGTGGAGAATGTCGTAATCAATTTGCGTCTGCCGCGTATTATAGCCGCCATACTGGTAGGGGCTAGTCTTTCTGTAGCCGGTACGTCCTTCCAGGGCTTGTTCCGAAATCCGTTGGTTTCGCCAGATATACTTGGGGTTGCCTCCGGAGCCGGTTTTGGTGCAGCGCTGGGGATTATAATTTCTGGCCACGGTTTAGCTATCCAGGCGCTGTCGTTTGTTGGTGCCCTGGTAGCGGTAGGTTTATCCCATTTCATCAGCCGGGTAGTAAAAGGAAACCAGACATTAGGTTTGATATTAGCTGGCATTGCCATTGGATCGTTGTTTAATGCATTTCTATCCCTTATGAAATATGCCGCTGATACCACAAATCAGTTACCGGCTATTACATATTGGTTAATGGGTAGCCTGAATGCGGTGGGCAAACAGGACATATTGATGACCGGATTGCCAATGCTGATCGGCATTACTATTCTCATACTTATGCGTTGGAGGCTGAATGTCTTGGCTATGGGCGAAGAAGAAGCTATGGCCCTCGGAGTCAATACCGATCTGTTACGCGGTGTAGTGGTTGTATGTTGCACTGTTATCACAGCTTCAGCGGTTTGCATCAGCGGTATTATCGGTTGGGTCGGCCTGGTCATACCACACATTGGGCGCATGCTGGTAGGCCCTTGCCATCGTAAACTTTTACCAGTAAGTGCTTTGCTGGGGGCAATATTTTTACTATTTATTGATAACCTTTGCCGGGTGATTGCTCAGGTAGAAATCCCTATTGGCATATTGACTGCAATTATTGGTGTACCGTTTTTCCTCTACCTGCTCGCTAAAGGGCGAAGGGGATGGGCTTGA
- a CDS encoding ABC transporter ATP-binding protein, protein MLVVKNACFHYDAGENSGFEEVNFSLKTGQVMCVLGPNGCGKTTMLKCLLGLLRLQGGSIRLDGQELSQMSRSAVARIVGYIPQLHQPAFPFSVLDTVLVGRAPHLGFLQSPGEKDIEIARSALEALSITHLSNKPFTQLSGGEKQMVTFARVLTQRPALLLMDEPTSHLDFGNQTMVLNVVQQLAATGMPIIMTSHFPDHAFLTSSKVAIMKKGRFLDFGPPEKVITEDNMEKIYGVKVRVMDVNDVVGYRVCLPLKNHLNDSNTQKINLEGFYAKKS, encoded by the coding sequence ATGCTGGTAGTAAAGAACGCTTGTTTCCACTACGATGCGGGGGAAAATAGTGGTTTTGAAGAAGTAAATTTTTCCCTTAAAACAGGGCAGGTGATGTGTGTACTAGGCCCCAACGGATGCGGTAAAACCACTATGTTGAAATGCCTGTTAGGCTTGTTGCGGCTGCAAGGAGGCAGCATACGGCTGGATGGCCAAGAACTCAGCCAGATGTCACGCAGTGCAGTAGCCCGAATTGTAGGATATATCCCCCAGTTGCATCAGCCAGCTTTCCCTTTTTCAGTGCTGGATACGGTATTGGTTGGCAGGGCTCCACATTTAGGATTTTTACAGTCCCCTGGTGAGAAGGATATTGAAATTGCACGCTCTGCACTTGAAGCATTGAGTATAACGCACTTGAGCAACAAACCGTTTACTCAGCTTAGCGGCGGCGAGAAGCAAATGGTTACTTTTGCTCGTGTACTTACCCAACGGCCAGCGTTGCTCTTGATGGATGAGCCAACTTCACATCTTGACTTTGGTAATCAAACCATGGTTTTAAATGTTGTTCAACAACTAGCTGCAACCGGAATGCCAATAATCATGACCTCGCACTTTCCGGATCATGCATTTTTGACTTCGAGCAAGGTGGCCATCATGAAGAAAGGCAGGTTTTTAGATTTTGGCCCGCCAGAAAAGGTCATTACCGAAGATAATATGGAGAAGATCTATGGAGTAAAAGTGAGAGTTATGGATGTTAATGATGTTGTCGGTTATAGAGTTTGTTTGCCCCTGAAAAATCATTTAAATGATTCGAATACACAGAAAATTAACCTGGAGGGATTCTATGCAAAAAAATCTTGA
- a CDS encoding FmdE family protein, which produces MQKNLDYYLEKAKVLHGDICAGIVLGARITLTGMRELGMDPDEHNRDLIVFVEIDRCMTDAAQAITGTTLGHRTLKYVNYGKFAATFYDLASGKAVRVSRRDKVKYSGQDMKEYFKTAPEDEIIEIEKVEIEMSDFDLPGYPRRTEECCHCGELIFDGRGVGRKGSLLCRACADGSYYKKEKVNNETD; this is translated from the coding sequence ATGCAAAAAAATCTTGACTATTATCTGGAAAAAGCCAAAGTGTTGCATGGTGATATTTGTGCTGGCATAGTTCTGGGGGCGCGCATTACCTTAACCGGAATGAGAGAGCTGGGTATGGACCCAGATGAGCACAACCGCGACTTGATAGTATTCGTGGAGATTGATCGTTGTATGACTGACGCCGCTCAGGCAATTACCGGTACGACGTTAGGCCATCGAACCTTAAAATACGTTAACTATGGCAAATTTGCTGCTACTTTTTATGATCTGGCCAGTGGTAAGGCGGTACGCGTTTCCCGACGTGATAAGGTCAAATATTCAGGCCAGGACATGAAGGAATATTTTAAAACAGCACCAGAAGATGAAATAATTGAAATCGAAAAGGTTGAAATAGAAATGAGTGATTTTGACTTGCCAGGATATCCTCGCAGGACTGAAGAGTGCTGCCACTGTGGTGAACTTATCTTTGATGGCCGTGGTGTTGGTCGTAAAGGCAGCTTGCTCTGCCGGGCGTGTGCTGACGGATCTTATTATAAAAAAGAGAAGGTTAACAATGAAACTGATTGA
- a CDS encoding DUF364 domain-containing protein, with translation MKLIDDLIAHAKCNNAPVKDVRVGVSWTGVWGKYCGLAKTYGIPVVHGNYTRDMGHLTERTALELAEYSRSWNLIEASIGVAAISSMTKAARSVDINARDLILKKAMDKKVAISGSFPFTPELKKLAREISIFELDQSKLDPVNNIITETAAEHIIPECEVVIITGSTLINKSAERLLELARLARAYTVVLGPSTPMSEVWFDYGVDLVGGVEVLNPQAVLLKLSQSGGMLDTRVCPGEIIFKAIER, from the coding sequence ATGAAACTGATTGACGATTTGATTGCACATGCAAAGTGTAATAACGCGCCGGTGAAAGATGTGCGGGTGGGAGTGTCATGGACCGGAGTCTGGGGCAAATACTGCGGTCTGGCAAAAACCTATGGCATCCCAGTTGTACACGGTAATTATACTCGCGATATGGGACATCTTACTGAAAGAACTGCCCTGGAGCTGGCTGAGTATTCTCGTTCCTGGAATCTAATTGAAGCTAGTATAGGGGTTGCGGCAATTAGCTCAATGACAAAAGCTGCGAGGAGCGTCGATATCAATGCCCGAGACCTAATCTTAAAAAAAGCCATGGATAAAAAAGTGGCAATATCGGGCTCTTTTCCCTTTACTCCTGAATTAAAGAAGCTGGCTCGAGAAATTTCAATATTCGAGCTTGACCAATCTAAACTGGATCCGGTAAACAACATCATTACTGAAACGGCTGCTGAGCATATTATTCCCGAATGTGAAGTGGTTATCATAACTGGTTCTACGTTGATTAACAAATCAGCAGAACGTTTGCTGGAACTGGCGCGATTAGCCCGGGCATATACTGTGGTACTGGGACCATCTACGCCAATGAGCGAGGTATGGTTTGATTATGGTGTGGACTTGGTAGGCGGGGTTGAAGTTCTTAATCCCCAAGCAGTATTGTTGAAGCTTAGTCAAAGCGGAGGTATGCTGGATACGCGTGTATGTCCTGGGGAAATCATCTTCAAGGCAATTGAACGATGA
- a CDS encoding class I SAM-dependent methyltransferase: MNRTKLTDTNKFSKVARYAFAPIYPFLANQIKAKFGIENGTCIDVGSGPGNLAIEMAKITNLKVFSLDLQPQMSDIALENIKQAGLSNRITTITADVCCIPFPDDSVDLVISRGSIFFWEDRPAGCAEIYRILKPGGVAYCGGGMGTPEIRAQVMQSIEKDDRFAQERDFWVYNIGKNRNRLEPEELCARLMQMGIPATAEKENDGIWIQFIK, encoded by the coding sequence ATGAATCGCACAAAGCTCACTGATACCAATAAGTTCTCAAAGGTAGCCAGATATGCTTTTGCTCCGATATATCCCTTTCTGGCCAATCAGATAAAAGCAAAATTCGGTATTGAAAATGGAACATGTATTGACGTTGGTTCGGGTCCGGGTAATCTGGCCATAGAAATGGCTAAAATTACCAATCTAAAGGTGTTTTCTCTTGATCTTCAACCGCAGATGAGTGATATCGCTCTAGAAAATATCAAACAAGCTGGCCTGAGTAATCGTATAACTACCATCACTGCCGATGTTTGTTGCATCCCTTTTCCAGACGATTCGGTGGATTTGGTGATCAGTCGCGGATCGATATTCTTTTGGGAGGACCGCCCGGCGGGTTGCGCAGAGATATATAGAATCTTGAAACCCGGTGGAGTTGCCTATTGCGGAGGCGGCATGGGAACTCCTGAAATACGTGCTCAGGTGATGCAAAGTATCGAAAAGGATGATAGATTTGCACAAGAAAGGGACTTTTGGGTTTATAATATTGGAAAAAACAGAAACCGATTGGAACCAGAAGAGCTTTGCGCAAGGTTGATGCAAATGGGAATCCCTGCTACGGCGGAAAAGGAAAACGATGGTATATGGATTCAGTTTATAAAGTAG